ATTTTTATGTGCAAAGACTATATTCGTTTCCGATTAACCGGCGAAGCTTACGGTGAAATCGCCGATATGTCGGGGTCCAGTTTGATGAATGTCAGAGACGTCAAATACGACCGGGAGCTGTTAGCGGAAATGGGTCTGGAAAGTATTTATGATAAACTGCCACCATTGCGTTATTCTGGAGAAGTTTGTGGCACGATTACTAAAGAAGTTGCTGAGCTGACTGGTTTGGTTGAAGGAACCCCGGTTGCCGGAGGCTGCATGGATATTCATGCATCAGCCATGGCCGTGGGGATTACCGATGAAGATAAAATGTGTGTCGTCGCCGGGACTTGGAGTATTAACGAATACATCAGCAAAAAACCAGTCGTCGATAAAGACTTGTTCATGACCTCCATTTATCCGATTCCCGGATATTGGATGATCCTTGAAGGCAGCCCAACTTCAGCCAGTAACCTGGAATGGTTTTTGACTGAAATTCTAAGAGATATTGATTTAAAAGAATTGGATGTTTATGAATATTCCAATCATTGTGTCAACTGCGTGGCCGATGAAGATTGCGGCGTGGTATTTCTCCCATTTCTTTATGCCAGTAATGTCAACATCAATGCGAAAGCTTGTTTTATCGGCCTGAACAGTTATCATAATCGCGATAATATGCTCCGGGCGGTTTATGAGGGGATTGTTTTTAGTCATAAATATCATATTGAAAAGCTGCTGAAATACCGCGACGTACCAAAAAGCATTCGAATTGCCGGAGGGGTAGCAAAATCTCGGGTTTGGGTTCAGATGTTTGCCGATATCCTGCAAGTCCCGATTGAAGTTACCGAATGTACCGAATTAGGAGCCTTGGGAGCCGCCATCTGTGCCGGTGTTGCTACTAATACTTACGCCAGTTTCAAGGAGGCCTCGGATGTGATGGTGGAAATTGCTTACACTGCAAAACCCAATCCTGATAAGCAGGCCATGTATCAAAAAAAATACCACCGCTACCTGAAAGTCATAAATGCTCTTGACGGAATCTGGGACGAATATTAGGATCTATTCACGAAACTTTGATATCAGGCAGGGCTTAAACGAATAGTCAGCAAAGTAAGTTGCTAATGAGGGTGTCAAAATGAAGATAGGAGATTAAAATGGATTTGAAACTAAAAGGAAAAAACGCCATCATCACCGGGGGTTCCCGAGGGGTTGGTCGGGCGATTGCATTGGGATTGGCAGCGGAAGGCGTTAACGTGGTGGTGACAGGTAGAAGTCAGTCAACTGAGCTACTGACAGTAACGCAAGAAGCCCAAGCCTTGGGGGTTAAAGCGTTTTTTATTACCGCCAAGATGGAAAATAGCAATGATCTATTAGTGATGATGAAGGAAGCCGAAGCATTGTTGGGAAGTTTGGATATTCTCATTAATAATGCCGGAATTTGGCTGACCGGTTGGATTCAGGATATTCCTTTAGATGATTGGGAACAAACGATGGATGTTAATCTGACGGCGCCTTTTCTAACTTCCCAGTATTTTGCCAAAATTAATCTGGACAAAAACCGACCGGGAAAAATTATCAATATTAATTCCCAGGCCGCTTTTAACGGTTCAACAACTGGCCATGCCCATTACGCGGCCAGTAAAGCTGGGATGGTGGCACTTACGATTTCGATGGCGCGGGAACTGTCTTCCAAAGGGATTACCGTTAATGGGATTGCTCTGGGGATTGTTAACACCGATATGATCCACGATAAAATTGATTCAAACCCGGGTTATTACGAAAGCCGGATTCCCATCGGGCGGGTGGCACAACCCGAGGACATCGCCAACATCGTTGTTTTTATGGTTTCCGAACCAGCATCATATTTGACCGGAACCACGATCGACGCTACCGGCGGAATGCTGATGCGCTAAACGATAACCTAAACTCGCAAAGTAGGGGCAAATATCAACCGCCCGTAAAACAAATTTAATAAATGCACAATAAACACACCATTATGAGAGGAAATTATCATGAATCACTACGATGTTATCATCATTGGCGGCGGGATTACCGGCACCGCCATTGCTCATGAATTATCAAAATATAAATTGACGGCAGCCTTGCTGGAACGAGGAAGCGATATCGGAATCGGAACAACCAAAGGAAACGGAGGAGTTGTTCATTCCGGTTATGATCCCACCCCCGGCAGCGTAAAAGCAAAAATCAACGTTCAGGGTGCCAATAGTTACCCAAAACTGGCAAAAGATTTACAATTTGGATTGATTAATCCGGGCCTTTTTGTGGTTGGCTTTAATGACGCGGATAAGGAAGTATTGGAACACAAATTGGATTATGGGATTAAAAACGGGGTTAAAGATTTGGCAATTATTAGTGCAAAGCAAATGCGAAACCGGGAACCTCATCTATCATCGGAAGCAAAATTTGCTTTGTATGCACCCACGACCACGGTTGTTGATCCCTTTGAGGTTGCCTTAGCTTTTGCTGAAAATGCCAAAACGAATGGCGTTGATATTATAACCAATCAAACCGTGACCGCAATTCAAAAAACTAAAGAAGGTTTTATAGTTACCACCTCAAATACGACCTATCGTTGCGATTATATTGTTAACGCTGCCGGTAATCACGCTGACGATGTTGCCAAACTTATTGGCATTGAAGAATATCAAATCAAACCACGCCATGGAGATCTGTTAGTTTTTGACAAAGACATGAAAAATAAACCACAAACGGTCATGTTTCCCTGTCCCGGACCAGATACAAAAGGAATTGCCTGTATTCCCACGGTTCACGGCAACACCATTGTTGGTTCGACAGCAACGATGATGGATGATAAGGAGTCGGTTTGCAATTACGGGCCGGGCATCCAAATCCTGATTGATGGAGTTCATCGCCTTTTACCGGATCTCGAAGCTAATCAGGTGATTCGTACCTTTGCTGGTTTGCGACCAGTCGTAATAAATCATAACAATGACTTTTTTATTGCTGAATCACAGACGGTAAAGGGTTTTATTCATGCTGCCGGGATTCAATCGCCGGGTATTGCATCTGCTCCGGCAATTGCTGAAACAGTGCGGGACTTATTGGACAATGCGGGCCTAAAAATAAACCCGAAACCCAATTACCAGCCATACCGGGAAAAGCAGATTCGCTTTGCCGAATTGTCATTGGAAGAACAAGACCAATTAATTCGCGATAACCCAGCTTATGGTCGAATTGTCTGCCGCTGTGAAACCGTAACAGAAGGGGAAATTATCGACGCCATTCATGGCAATATTCCCGCCCGAACGCTGGATGCCATCAAAAGAAGAACCCGAGCCGGCATGGGGCGCTGTCAAAGCGGCTTTTGCCAATACAAGATTATCGCATTGCTCAGCCGGGAACTGAAGATTCCTTTAGATGATGTCTGTCTGGAAGATCGCGGCTCAGAACTTCTCTGGGGAAAGGTA
This is a stretch of genomic DNA from Acetobacterium woodii DSM 1030. It encodes these proteins:
- a CDS encoding FGGY-family carbohydrate kinase, translating into MGKYLLGLDNGGTMIKAALYDLKGNEVAISSSKTMMYQPEPGFTERNIEEMWQANVIAIKGVIKKAGITGSEIIGLAATGHGNGLYLVKEDGTQTYNGMISTDVRGREYVIKWQKDGTYEKILPKTMQCVFAGQPTTLLRWFIDHRPAVLKETKWIFMCKDYIRFRLTGEAYGEIADMSGSSLMNVRDVKYDRELLAEMGLESIYDKLPPLRYSGEVCGTITKEVAELTGLVEGTPVAGGCMDIHASAMAVGITDEDKMCVVAGTWSINEYISKKPVVDKDLFMTSIYPIPGYWMILEGSPTSASNLEWFLTEILRDIDLKELDVYEYSNHCVNCVADEDCGVVFLPFLYASNVNINAKACFIGLNSYHNRDNMLRAVYEGIVFSHKYHIEKLLKYRDVPKSIRIAGGVAKSRVWVQMFADILQVPIEVTECTELGALGAAICAGVATNTYASFKEASDVMVEIAYTAKPNPDKQAMYQKKYHRYLKVINALDGIWDEY
- a CDS encoding SDR family NAD(P)-dependent oxidoreductase; this encodes MDLKLKGKNAIITGGSRGVGRAIALGLAAEGVNVVVTGRSQSTELLTVTQEAQALGVKAFFITAKMENSNDLLVMMKEAEALLGSLDILINNAGIWLTGWIQDIPLDDWEQTMDVNLTAPFLTSQYFAKINLDKNRPGKIININSQAAFNGSTTGHAHYAASKAGMVALTISMARELSSKGITVNGIALGIVNTDMIHDKIDSNPGYYESRIPIGRVAQPEDIANIVVFMVSEPASYLTGTTIDATGGMLMR
- a CDS encoding NAD(P)/FAD-dependent oxidoreductase translates to MNHYDVIIIGGGITGTAIAHELSKYKLTAALLERGSDIGIGTTKGNGGVVHSGYDPTPGSVKAKINVQGANSYPKLAKDLQFGLINPGLFVVGFNDADKEVLEHKLDYGIKNGVKDLAIISAKQMRNREPHLSSEAKFALYAPTTTVVDPFEVALAFAENAKTNGVDIITNQTVTAIQKTKEGFIVTTSNTTYRCDYIVNAAGNHADDVAKLIGIEEYQIKPRHGDLLVFDKDMKNKPQTVMFPCPGPDTKGIACIPTVHGNTIVGSTATMMDDKESVCNYGPGIQILIDGVHRLLPDLEANQVIRTFAGLRPVVINHNNDFFIAESQTVKGFIHAAGIQSPGIASAPAIAETVRDLLDNAGLKINPKPNYQPYREKQIRFAELSLEEQDQLIRDNPAYGRIVCRCETVTEGEIIDAIHGNIPARTLDAIKRRTRAGMGRCQSGFCQYKIIALLSRELKIPLDDVCLEDRGSELLWGKVKGEA